The region CAGGTAAGAGACCAACCAGCCGGCGAAGGCCGCTGGTTCCCGGTCGCGCGGAAGCCAGCCGGTCTGTGCATTTTCGATATAAAGATCACCCGTAACAAAGCCAAAGAGGATGCTGTGATGTTTTCCCAGAGCCACCTCGGCCTGCGCATCCCCGCCGCTGTTCCACGCCTTCGGGCGCTGATAGAAAACGCTGCGCAGAGCTGCCAACTCTACCTTCTGTCGATTTCCAGAACGCAAGGCCAGGAAGTCATAGAAATAGCTGCGGTAGGGGGCCAGAAACGTAATGGCCTCCCCATCGACGGTTGATCGGCCCCAGCTTGCCTCCAGCGACCAGCGGCGAGAATGGAAGCCCGAAGAATTGCTGCGCCGGCTTGAAGGACTCTCGGCCCGCAAAGACCCAATGGCCATCGGGAGCAAAATCACAACCGTCAACGCCGGAATCCATGCCCGCATTCCACGAAATTTAAATATCCTGCAGTTCTGACAATCAATTCTTAGTTTAAGTTTCTACTGGTTTTGGCCTCATTCTACGATTTCCGGCAAGCCGTCTTATCCGGTCGGGTTAGGTTTTTCCGCTGACCAATGTACAGCAGCCGCCGATATCCGTCCGTCGAGATCTAGTTTCATGGTCTCAGCAACGACGCGCCGCCCTACGCTGCGATAGTAGACCGTGATGCTGTCGATTCCGACCAGCACATCCAGCAACACAAAATGTAGCGACGGCTGAAGGCCAAGACCCGGCATCCAGTATTCGCGCAAGGCCTGGCGCCCGCGAAGCCGGCCGCTGGCCAGCTTCAAACGTTCCACAATCAGCGGCGAAGAAAACTCGCAATCTTCCGCATAGCACTGCGAAATACGGTCGATGTCGCCGGAGTTCCAGCATTCAATCCATCGTCGAGCAAAAGCCAGAGCCTGTTCGGGTTGCAGCATAGTCCCCAAACAACCGGCGGACTGTGTGATGATTTGCAAAGCACGATTCCGCATAGAGCGGTCCTATGCTTGCTAACGCTCCGCTAATCAAGTTCCGCACTTTTTTGCTCGCCTGGCGCCCTGGGCGGCCATCCTTTGCCCGTCACTCAGCATGAATCTTCCAGGGATGAAAAAGCCATTGTTCCATTGCGTTGCAGGCCTCGTATTGGGCGCGGCAAGCGTCGCGGCAGGTTGCGCGACGGTAGAAAACGCCGGACAGACCGCTTTGCAGTACATGCAGGGCTGCCCGCACTACGAAGAAGAGGTGGCCTTCCCCTCCGTCTGCACACAGTGTGAACCGCAAAAGACCGAAGAACTGGCTACACTCAGCCAGACGGCAAACAATCCGCCCAAACCAGAGGAGCAGAAGCCAATCACCGATGAGCAGTCGGAGTATCTGGAAAAGACTCTGGAAGAGACCCGCGACTCGCTGGAAGACGCGGGCGTCGATATGCATCGCATTCCGACCGGATACCGCGGCGAAGGCGTGACGATTGAACGCGGCGGCCAACCGCCCCGAGAGTTGATTCTGTCGATCGATGGCGACGTTTCCTTTGCGCATGGATCCTCCGCGCTAACGCCGCACGCTCGACTGGTTATTGCCAAGATGGCGGAGGCGCTGGCCAATTTTCCCAATTCGAAGTTGCGCTTTGGCGGCCATACCGATTCGACCGGCGGCCGGCCGCTTAATTTTCGATTGAGCCAGCAGCGGGCGCAGGCGGTGCGTGATGAAATGGTGCGCGAGCATGGGATCTCCGCCTCGCGAATTCTCGAGGTACGCGGTTACGCTGACACACAGCGCATCGTACAGACCAATCGCGCCGAGCCTCGCAATCGTCGTGTTGAGATCCGAGTGGTAATGGAATAGATTGTGAGCAAGATTGCGCGGCTTCTATTTTTCGTTCTACTTAGCATCACCGTCCTGGGCGAGCTGGCAGCGCAGACCGGACCGGAACCGGGCGCAACTCCCCCAGGATCACAACAGGCAGGAGAAAAGCCTGCGGAACAAAAGCCGGCGGAAGCTGGAGGCGGCGTTCCAACGCCGGGCGGCAACCGTCGGCGCGAGCTGCATCGCATCTGGCTGCAGCTTGGTCTGGGCCGCGCCGCCATACGCGCGGGCATCCTCAATGAGACTCCTAACGCCTGGCTGCTGAACAGCGCCGTCCAGACCGGCATCGACTCCAACTATCCCTTCAGCATTCCCATTCTGAATGAGAGCACGCCGCTGCACATGCTGACTGCTGCTACCAGTGCGGAATACGCCTATGCCGATCGATTTTTTGTCGGCCTGCAATGGCGCTGGGTCGACTACACCACGCCGCGCGAATCAGCCAGCCGGGTCAACTTTCTGGTTCCAGGCAATACCGCACTGCAGCCATCCATCTATGAGGGCCTTCGCCTGGTGCGCTATGAAGAACGACGCAGCGCCATTGACTTCGCGTATCTCTATCCGCTGCTGACGCCCGGATTGAAACTGGGCGGTTTCATCGCCTACGAAAGATTTACCGAAAACAATGATTTGACCCTGGGCTCCTATACCGGAACGCGCAGTAGCGCCACGCCGCCTTCTACGATCACTGCATCAAACGCCGCTGTTACTCCGGCGCGCTACGATATGCGCGGGTGGCTGATTGGATTGGCCGCACGTTACCAGATTTTTGACTGGCTTGGAGTCAGCTACCGACTTGCCCCGCTCTACCGCCGCTCCGGCGCCTTCAGTATGTCCGGCTTTCAGACGCTCAGCCAGTACTCGAACTCCTCCGGACTGACGCTGCTGC is a window of Leptospirales bacterium DNA encoding:
- a CDS encoding nuclear transport factor 2 family protein — translated: MLQPEQALAFARRWIECWNSGDIDRISQCYAEDCEFSSPLIVERLKLASGRLRGRQALREYWMPGLGLQPSLHFVLLDVLVGIDSITVYYRSVGRRVVAETMKLDLDGRISAAAVHWSAEKPNPTG
- a CDS encoding OmpA family protein, whose product is MNLPGMKKPLFHCVAGLVLGAASVAAGCATVENAGQTALQYMQGCPHYEEEVAFPSVCTQCEPQKTEELATLSQTANNPPKPEEQKPITDEQSEYLEKTLEETRDSLEDAGVDMHRIPTGYRGEGVTIERGGQPPRELILSIDGDVSFAHGSSALTPHARLVIAKMAEALANFPNSKLRFGGHTDSTGGRPLNFRLSQQRAQAVRDEMVREHGISASRILEVRGYADTQRIVQTNRAEPRNRRVEIRVVME